A genomic region of Brevibacillus sp. JNUCC-41 contains the following coding sequences:
- the grpE gene encoding nucleotide exchange factor GrpE translates to MTENKNEEQTLENETIEESAPEAVFAEEEIPAEENHEGTPVEKDELQLAHEKIAELEAKIEEMDNRYLRLQADFDNSRRRAKLDMEAAQKYRVQSIASDLVEALDNFERATKIEADNEQTKSLLSGMEMVYKAIIDALTKEGIEPISSVGEEFDPRLHQAVMQVQDENFGSNIVVEEFQKGYILKDRVIRPAMVKVNE, encoded by the coding sequence GTGACAGAAAATAAAAACGAAGAACAAACATTGGAAAATGAAACAATCGAGGAAAGCGCTCCAGAAGCAGTTTTCGCTGAAGAAGAAATTCCGGCGGAAGAAAACCATGAGGGAACTCCGGTTGAAAAAGATGAACTTCAATTGGCTCATGAAAAGATTGCCGAACTTGAGGCGAAAATCGAAGAAATGGATAACCGTTACCTTCGTCTGCAGGCCGATTTTGATAATTCAAGACGCCGTGCCAAGCTTGATATGGAGGCGGCCCAAAAATATAGAGTTCAAAGTATTGCTAGTGATTTGGTGGAGGCTCTTGATAATTTTGAAAGAGCTACAAAAATCGAAGCGGATAATGAACAGACAAAATCCTTGCTATCTGGCATGGAAATGGTCTATAAAGCAATTATTGATGCATTGACTAAAGAAGGCATCGAACCGATCAGTTCGGTTGGCGAAGAGTTCGATCCGCGTTTGCATCAAGCGGTCATGCAAGTTCAAGATGAAAACTTCGGTTCGAACATCGTCGTCGAGGAATTCCAAAAAGGATACATTCTTAAAGACCGCGTGATTCGACCTGCAATGGTAAAAGTGAACGAATAG